One genomic window of Xanthobacter dioxanivorans includes the following:
- a CDS encoding polysaccharide biosynthesis tyrosine autokinase produces the protein MLRIDKSTADTSLRLPGEADINISFLLQVLRRQRWVIAGVTAVFAGLATLYCLLATPQYTASAELLIDTQQNRGLDILPQLGGVLDSGMVDSQVQILMSERIAKAVIKELKLVEQAKEEMSKREGSFLSRTLGVVLPFLFKSDVASDYELERRQISTFLRELKVKRVGPSYVISIDFRSPNATHAADVANQVAEAYIVDQLESKYQATRRASVWLQDRINELRDQALSADRAVQDFKAKNNIIDTARGLVSDQQLSELNTQLVTARTSVAEAQARYDRVASIVKQGGINGTSDEVVSDVLNNEVISKLRSQYLDAVKREAEWSKRYGPDHIAVINLGSEIKGLQRALFNELSRIAETYKSDLEISKARENSLSKSLEGLVTQAKVTGQAQVELRELESNAQSYRALYDNFLQRFMQATQQQSFPITEARVITDASAPLAPSQPRTPLIVSAGTIIGLLAGFGVGVWRERMNRSFRLPADVERYLGLDCLGVLPLVPGIAQLPGGQSAFDSSVGIFRQVITDPFSRFAETLRSVKVSADVSIFGQSVRVIGIVSTLPKEGKSTVSANLAQLVAHSGQRCILIDGDLRNPSLTWRIAPNAKKGLLELVLGQATFDEVAIIDPLTNVKFIPAVVPSEIAHTNEILASDKMAALIDQLRQTTDYLVIDFPPMAPVVDVMASTHLVDGYVYVLDWGSSHRDLVINTLQNAPKVYEKVLGCLLNKVDIKAMKNLEDYGTKYYYHKYYASYGRDR, from the coding sequence ATGCTTCGTATTGATAAGTCGACTGCCGACACCTCTCTGAGGCTTCCTGGTGAAGCTGACATAAATATTTCGTTCCTGCTTCAAGTCCTGCGTCGGCAGAGGTGGGTTATTGCCGGCGTGACGGCCGTGTTTGCGGGTCTTGCAACGCTCTACTGCCTTCTCGCGACACCGCAATACACCGCCAGCGCCGAGCTCCTGATCGACACGCAGCAGAATCGCGGCCTCGATATCCTTCCCCAGCTTGGTGGCGTGCTCGATTCGGGCATGGTCGACAGTCAGGTGCAGATCCTGATGTCGGAACGCATCGCCAAGGCGGTGATCAAGGAGCTGAAGCTCGTCGAGCAGGCCAAGGAAGAGATGAGCAAGCGCGAGGGGTCGTTCCTGTCGCGCACGCTCGGCGTGGTGCTGCCGTTCCTCTTCAAGTCGGACGTGGCGAGCGACTATGAACTCGAACGCCGCCAGATCTCCACCTTCCTGCGGGAATTGAAGGTCAAGCGCGTCGGCCCATCCTACGTGATCTCCATTGATTTCCGCTCGCCGAATGCCACGCATGCGGCCGATGTCGCCAATCAGGTGGCCGAAGCCTACATCGTCGACCAGCTCGAATCGAAATATCAGGCGACCCGCCGCGCCAGCGTCTGGCTGCAGGACCGAATCAACGAACTGCGTGACCAGGCCCTGTCGGCGGATCGCGCCGTGCAGGATTTCAAGGCCAAGAACAACATCATTGACACCGCGCGCGGCCTGGTCTCCGACCAGCAGCTGTCGGAGCTCAACACCCAGCTTGTCACCGCCAGGACCTCGGTCGCCGAAGCGCAGGCGCGCTACGACCGGGTCGCCAGCATCGTCAAGCAGGGCGGCATAAACGGAACGAGCGACGAGGTCGTTTCCGACGTGCTGAACAACGAGGTCATCAGCAAGCTGCGGTCCCAGTATCTCGACGCGGTGAAGCGCGAGGCGGAATGGTCGAAGCGCTACGGGCCGGATCACATCGCGGTGATCAACCTCGGCTCGGAGATCAAGGGCCTGCAGCGCGCGCTGTTCAACGAGCTGTCGCGCATCGCGGAGACCTACAAGTCGGACCTGGAGATTTCCAAGGCGCGCGAGAACAGCCTGTCCAAGAGCCTGGAAGGCCTGGTCACCCAGGCCAAGGTGACGGGCCAGGCCCAGGTGGAGCTGCGCGAGCTCGAGAGCAACGCACAGTCCTACCGGGCGCTGTACGACAACTTCCTGCAGCGCTTCATGCAGGCGACGCAGCAGCAGTCGTTCCCCATCACCGAGGCGCGCGTCATCACCGACGCCTCGGCGCCGCTTGCCCCGTCCCAGCCGCGCACGCCGCTGATCGTCAGCGCCGGCACGATCATCGGCCTGCTCGCCGGCTTCGGCGTCGGCGTATGGCGCGAGCGCATGAACCGGTCGTTCCGCCTGCCCGCCGACGTGGAGCGCTATCTCGGCCTTGACTGCCTGGGCGTGCTGCCGCTGGTGCCGGGAATCGCGCAGCTGCCGGGCGGCCAGAGCGCCTTCGACAGTTCCGTGGGCATCTTCCGGCAGGTCATCACCGATCCATTCTCGCGGTTCGCAGAGACGCTGCGTTCGGTCAAGGTCAGCGCCGACGTGTCGATCTTCGGCCAGTCGGTGCGGGTCATCGGCATTGTCTCGACGCTGCCCAAGGAAGGAAAGTCCACCGTCTCGGCCAACCTTGCGCAGCTGGTCGCGCACAGCGGCCAGCGCTGCATCCTGATCGACGGCGACCTGCGCAATCCCTCGCTGACCTGGCGCATCGCGCCCAATGCCAAGAAGGGCCTGCTGGAGCTCGTCCTCGGCCAGGCGACCTTCGACGAGGTGGCGATCATCGATCCCCTGACCAACGTGAAGTTCATTCCCGCGGTGGTGCCGAGCGAAATCGCCCACACGAACGAGATTCTCGCCTCCGACAAGATGGCGGCGCTGATCGACCAGCTGCGGCAGACGACGGATTATCTGGTCATCGACTTCCCGCCCATGGCACCGGTGGTGGACGTGATGGCCTCCACCCATCTCGTGGACGGCTACGTCTACGTGCTCGACTGGGGCAGCTCGCACCGCGATCTGGTGATCAATACGTTGCAGAACGCGCCGAAGGTCTACGAAAAGGTCCTCGGCTGCCTGCTCAACAAGGTTGACATCAAGGCGATGAAGAACCTCGAGGACTACGGAACCAAGTATTATTACCATAAATACTATGCGAGCTATGGCCGAGATCGCTAA
- a CDS encoding PDR/VanB family oxidoreductase: protein MSDEALHPVKVTRKFVEAENIVSFELVPADGGELPPFTPGAHVDVAIPGGYVRQYSLCNSASERHRYVIGVWKDANSRGGSKALFQAVNEGDLLQVGVPRNRFAVPRDVKRAILFARGIGATPVLSIADHLQAKGIPFEFHYLFAGGSPGSFRATIEASPYAGDTSFYFEAVEPRLNPAALLADRPDDTHLFMCGVDWWLEPIIANAQQKGFGVNRIHVERFTAKAPPPLLDKVFEVKIASTGQVIKIPGDRSVTAALEEAGVKVPTSCEQGACGTCKVKVLAGEVDHRDKRLKPAEKEEGWFLACVSRAKGDQLVLDL, encoded by the coding sequence ATGTCCGACGAAGCCCTGCACCCGGTGAAGGTCACTCGCAAGTTCGTGGAAGCGGAGAACATTGTCTCCTTTGAGCTCGTTCCTGCGGACGGCGGCGAACTGCCGCCCTTCACGCCGGGCGCCCACGTCGACGTGGCCATCCCCGGCGGCTATGTGCGCCAATATTCCCTTTGCAACAGTGCAAGCGAGCGCCATCGCTACGTTATCGGCGTGTGGAAGGATGCCAACAGCCGGGGCGGATCCAAGGCCCTGTTCCAGGCGGTGAACGAAGGCGACCTTCTGCAGGTGGGCGTGCCGCGCAACCGCTTCGCGGTGCCGCGGGACGTGAAGCGCGCCATCCTGTTCGCCCGCGGCATCGGCGCGACCCCCGTGCTCTCCATCGCCGACCACCTCCAGGCGAAGGGCATTCCCTTCGAATTCCACTATCTGTTTGCCGGCGGCTCGCCCGGTTCGTTCCGCGCCACCATCGAGGCGTCGCCTTATGCCGGCGACACATCCTTCTATTTCGAGGCCGTCGAGCCGCGCCTCAACCCGGCCGCCCTGCTCGCCGACCGCCCGGACGATACGCACCTGTTTATGTGCGGGGTGGACTGGTGGCTCGAGCCGATCATCGCCAACGCACAGCAGAAGGGCTTCGGGGTCAATCGCATCCATGTGGAGCGCTTCACCGCCAAGGCGCCGCCGCCGTTGCTGGACAAGGTGTTCGAGGTGAAGATCGCCAGCACCGGACAGGTCATCAAGATCCCCGGCGACCGTTCCGTTACCGCCGCCCTCGAAGAGGCCGGGGTGAAAGTCCCCACCTCCTGCGAGCAGGGTGCCTGCGGCACCTGCAAGGTCAAGGTTCTCGCCGGCGAGGTGGACCATCGCGACAAGCGCCTCAAGCCGGCGGAGAAGGAAGAAGGCTGGTTCCTCGCCTGCGTGTCGCGTGCCAAAGGCGACCAGCTCGTGTTGGATTTGTGA
- a CDS encoding nSTAND3 domain-containing NTPase, which translates to MTAASTDDEDGSGGAGSASLAGYEYQIDASVWLALDLVLVSHLTSALQVEPASQEDLEGELAEDEPARAVSRASLGGYTLVVQVKRRGGDAWTPTTLKSLLQHGSDTRPSAAKRLADSNVRYLLITSAGLNGDARKLKVRKAGNWPKSAVLPDVIADALPADAAGRVAIIANEDDERLRTDIERMLAEGCRVPNINLAACRSKLHEGTRARIMGAGQGWWRREELDHIIREHGGYLASAPELENYVPPTNWNDLRAAMRERNAALIIGQSGTGKTLATKKLYDELRQEMPGLTRVPIRRGPHELRDDQTLSPVLYDIEDPWGRFDFDPNSRPWNDQLARFFADATPARMIIATSRLDVARESKALDSVSAWLVKLEAEHYGSKERRQLYRSRIDGLPRELQPLARGAERKVLDELATPLEIQKFFDALRTLDRASLKNPPRFVTEAIGKAHQLSIESTVVDQIDERNDVRAATVIWALLKASDKLSRSILRDIEDGLADINAAMERGVSPLVDFFVAARNLRQGDAGLVTYYHPRVEAGIEKVMMTHRQEVRHTLGLLLDVLVAEDGSGGEWGAGTAARVLAASRDRFRVQASSTAAAKIDAWLEARLTEAGKALEDYLGLAAEAGSSACNGAEVARFLLHRPDRTWPGFITWGAPERPEAWYDARRSDPNTKPLVEAFIRHILPTDRTNYPARLHTHLERLAPDLSGAFLDAAAQAVHFGVIQTDDAIAEGALQDLPGFEQIVDAAVAELTPSEKDRRRNAELALDFANEVYSEEYAQHIAEDDQGYTADVFLKSYVERVRTVRGWRSLVEHRHAGRLLYYWLRLLADEVKEQVLDLQELHAAFKFGYDSDHEALLWRVLSSAWDQAFLPALRNRVVVGHADPNVAQAALEVLIERGPDTFRNVVEELLARGDVNRLVEICIDLAAFRRLDVNGAEVATEVLPMPFRGISNQALILETKGTPVLVDEAQVALSGILTPSEVVRRLRVEMGAIAPLPVEEDVCWLLEHSGDVSTAVIAVEAAIRLGMDAEVEAALNHKFAHVSSRALTALGTRINAPLPAHLLEKASDRGSPVRKALVALLKQKTHIAHLQALITLAKDTWSKYAQHYGDDGDFPIAQGAVEAIAQLAPLPPDEAREMFAIGLDTDDPSVRAQIFHLLAASGDLDLQERLFDLSIRPGRRTSVRSAAARGLLQGAEAVATVIVDKITTRLLASRYEPVAASLALLLAFRGDPDQVRAVAEELATNAKRRVLILLLVWVMSGRDLQVAQEMAAMLPAGHKALTWALGGEIEEPDDALLEDLGDPATCNSVLAYMRIKEV; encoded by the coding sequence GTGACTGCAGCGTCGACGGATGACGAAGATGGTTCGGGCGGGGCTGGCAGCGCCTCCCTCGCCGGGTACGAGTATCAAATCGACGCATCGGTGTGGCTGGCGCTCGACCTAGTCCTCGTTTCGCACCTAACGTCGGCGTTGCAGGTTGAGCCGGCTAGCCAGGAGGATCTCGAGGGCGAGCTGGCAGAGGACGAGCCGGCACGTGCGGTCAGCCGTGCTTCGCTCGGCGGGTACACGCTAGTCGTTCAGGTCAAGCGCCGCGGCGGCGACGCTTGGACACCCACCACACTAAAGTCGCTCCTACAGCACGGCAGCGACACCCGACCGTCCGCAGCAAAGCGACTTGCAGATTCAAACGTGCGCTACCTCTTGATCACAAGTGCCGGGCTTAACGGCGACGCGCGCAAGCTCAAGGTTCGCAAAGCCGGAAATTGGCCGAAGTCCGCGGTTCTGCCCGACGTGATCGCAGACGCGCTCCCCGCAGACGCGGCGGGCCGTGTGGCGATAATCGCCAACGAGGACGACGAGCGGCTTCGCACAGACATTGAGCGTATGCTGGCAGAGGGCTGCCGAGTCCCGAACATCAACCTGGCTGCGTGCCGGAGCAAGTTGCACGAAGGGACTCGCGCACGGATCATGGGGGCCGGCCAGGGCTGGTGGCGCCGCGAGGAACTGGATCACATCATCCGGGAGCACGGCGGTTATCTCGCGAGCGCACCCGAGCTTGAGAACTATGTACCTCCCACGAACTGGAACGATCTTCGAGCGGCGATGCGCGAACGCAACGCGGCGTTGATCATTGGACAGTCGGGGACGGGGAAGACCCTGGCCACCAAGAAGCTCTATGACGAGCTTCGTCAGGAAATGCCTGGCCTGACACGGGTGCCGATCCGGCGCGGCCCGCATGAGCTTCGCGACGACCAGACACTGTCGCCCGTGCTCTACGATATCGAGGACCCTTGGGGCCGCTTCGATTTCGACCCCAACAGCAGGCCCTGGAACGACCAGTTGGCACGCTTCTTTGCCGACGCCACACCAGCACGTATGATTATCGCGACCTCCCGGCTCGACGTCGCCCGGGAGTCCAAGGCGCTGGACAGCGTCTCGGCATGGCTCGTCAAGCTGGAAGCGGAGCATTACGGCTCGAAGGAGCGCAGACAGCTTTACCGGTCGCGCATAGATGGATTGCCACGGGAGTTGCAGCCGCTCGCTCGTGGGGCCGAGCGGAAGGTGCTGGACGAGCTCGCGACGCCGCTGGAAATCCAGAAATTTTTCGACGCGCTTCGGACTCTCGACAGAGCAAGTTTGAAGAATCCTCCCCGCTTCGTCACTGAAGCCATCGGCAAGGCGCACCAGCTCTCGATCGAGAGCACGGTCGTCGATCAAATCGACGAGCGGAACGACGTTCGCGCCGCCACTGTGATCTGGGCACTGCTCAAGGCTTCGGACAAGCTGTCCCGGTCGATCCTCAGGGATATCGAAGACGGCTTAGCCGATATTAACGCAGCGATGGAGCGGGGCGTATCGCCGTTGGTCGACTTTTTTGTCGCCGCCCGAAACCTCCGACAAGGTGATGCCGGCCTCGTCACTTACTACCACCCGAGGGTCGAGGCGGGCATTGAAAAAGTGATGATGACGCACCGCCAAGAAGTGCGCCACACGCTGGGCCTCCTTTTGGACGTGCTCGTCGCCGAGGACGGATCCGGCGGAGAGTGGGGCGCTGGCACTGCGGCGCGTGTCCTCGCCGCGAGTCGTGACCGATTCCGGGTCCAGGCGAGCAGCACAGCCGCCGCTAAGATCGATGCGTGGCTCGAAGCCCGGCTGACCGAAGCTGGTAAGGCACTAGAAGACTACCTCGGCCTCGCCGCAGAGGCGGGTTCTAGCGCCTGCAATGGGGCCGAGGTGGCGCGCTTCCTCTTGCATCGTCCGGACCGGACGTGGCCGGGGTTTATCACATGGGGCGCGCCAGAAAGGCCGGAGGCCTGGTACGATGCGAGGCGAAGCGATCCAAACACGAAGCCACTGGTCGAAGCATTCATACGGCACATCTTGCCGACGGATCGGACCAATTACCCTGCCCGCCTGCATACTCACCTCGAGCGCCTCGCGCCCGACCTATCGGGCGCGTTCCTCGACGCGGCGGCGCAGGCGGTGCACTTCGGGGTCATTCAGACCGACGATGCGATCGCCGAAGGTGCGCTTCAGGATCTGCCCGGGTTCGAGCAGATCGTCGATGCAGCCGTCGCCGAGTTGACGCCGAGCGAAAAGGACCGGCGGCGGAACGCGGAGCTTGCGCTCGATTTCGCGAATGAGGTCTATAGCGAAGAATACGCGCAGCACATAGCCGAAGACGACCAGGGCTATACCGCGGACGTCTTCTTAAAATCGTATGTCGAACGGGTGCGCACCGTTAGGGGATGGCGCAGCCTTGTCGAGCACCGCCATGCCGGCAGATTGCTATACTACTGGCTTCGCCTGCTTGCGGACGAAGTCAAAGAGCAAGTCCTCGACCTGCAAGAGCTGCATGCCGCTTTTAAATTCGGCTATGATAGCGACCATGAGGCACTACTCTGGCGCGTTTTGTCTTCCGCATGGGATCAAGCTTTTCTCCCTGCATTGCGCAACCGCGTCGTCGTGGGTCACGCGGACCCCAATGTCGCGCAGGCGGCGCTAGAGGTTCTGATCGAGCGGGGCCCCGACACATTCCGAAACGTCGTGGAAGAACTCTTGGCGCGTGGGGATGTGAACCGACTGGTCGAGATTTGCATCGATCTTGCGGCCTTTCGCAGGCTTGACGTCAACGGCGCTGAGGTAGCGACCGAGGTGCTCCCCATGCCTTTCCGGGGCATTAGCAATCAAGCGCTGATTCTTGAGACAAAAGGCACGCCGGTGCTCGTCGATGAGGCCCAAGTCGCGTTGTCCGGCATCTTGACCCCGAGCGAGGTGGTGCGTCGGCTCCGCGTTGAGATGGGCGCCATTGCTCCACTTCCTGTCGAGGAAGACGTGTGCTGGCTACTTGAGCATAGCGGAGATGTGTCCACCGCGGTGATCGCTGTTGAGGCAGCGATCCGCTTAGGCATGGACGCAGAGGTCGAAGCCGCCCTCAATCATAAGTTCGCGCATGTCAGTAGCCGCGCACTCACGGCGCTCGGTACGCGGATCAACGCACCTCTGCCAGCGCATCTCCTTGAGAAGGCTTCGGATCGCGGCAGCCCAGTGCGCAAGGCGCTGGTCGCGTTGCTCAAGCAGAAAACGCATATCGCTCATCTCCAGGCCTTGATAACGCTGGCGAAGGACACTTGGTCGAAGTACGCGCAGCACTACGGCGACGATGGGGACTTCCCGATCGCGCAGGGCGCGGTCGAGGCCATCGCCCAATTGGCGCCCTTGCCGCCTGATGAAGCTCGCGAAATGTTCGCGATTGGGCTCGACACCGACGATCCGAGCGTTCGCGCCCAAATTTTTCACCTATTGGCTGCAAGCGGCGATTTGGATCTGCAGGAGCGACTATTCGACCTGTCCATCCGCCCCGGCCGTCGAACGAGCGTGCGCAGCGCTGCGGCGCGAGGCCTCCTTCAAGGCGCTGAGGCCGTTGCTACGGTGATCGTTGACAAGATCACTACACGGTTGCTGGCCAGCCGGTACGAGCCGGTGGCAGCCTCACTCGCCTTGCTGCTCGCCTTCCGTGGGGATCCAGACCAAGTGCGTGCTGTCGCAGAGGAGCTTGCGACCAACGCGAAGCGGCGGGTGCTCATCCTTTTACTGGTCTGGGTCATGAGTGGCCGTGATCTGCAAGTCGCCCAGGAGATGGCGGCGATGCTACCGGCCGGGCACAAAGCGTTGACCTGGGCCCTCGGTGGAGAAATCGAAGAGCCTGACGATGCGTTGCTTGAGGACCTGGGAGACCCCGCAACCTGCAACAGCGTGCTCGCCTACATGCGGATCAAGGAGGTATAG
- a CDS encoding recombinase family protein — MSGALIGYGRTSTTEQEAGLEAQRRDLTAAGCAKIYLERASAVSERRVLRQVLDYVRDGDTLVITKIDRLARSTVNLWEIVRDLDAKGVGLRVLNLGGEVVDTRSATGRLILTIFAGFAQFEREMMLERQREGIAKAKADGKYKGRKPTARAKTADALNLHQEGKTPTEIAKALGIGRASVYRIIEAAAGSNAQNAVL, encoded by the coding sequence ATGTCGGGCGCACTCATCGGATACGGCCGCACTTCCACGACTGAGCAAGAGGCCGGCCTTGAGGCCCAGCGCCGCGACCTCACCGCCGCGGGGTGCGCGAAGATCTACCTTGAGCGTGCATCCGCCGTGAGCGAGCGGCGTGTGCTCCGCCAGGTGCTCGACTACGTGCGCGATGGCGACACCCTCGTCATCACCAAGATTGACCGCCTCGCGCGGTCCACCGTCAACCTCTGGGAAATCGTGCGCGACCTCGACGCCAAGGGCGTTGGTCTCCGGGTGCTCAACTTAGGCGGCGAGGTGGTGGACACCCGCAGCGCCACCGGCCGGTTGATCCTCACCATCTTCGCCGGGTTCGCACAGTTCGAGCGCGAAATGATGCTGGAACGCCAGCGCGAGGGCATCGCCAAGGCGAAGGCCGATGGGAAGTACAAGGGGCGCAAGCCAACCGCGCGGGCGAAGACGGCGGATGCCCTGAATCTGCACCAGGAAGGAAAGACGCCGACCGAGATAGCAAAAGCTCTCGGCATCGGCCGGGCATCGGTCTATCGGATCATTGAAGCTGCCGCGGGATCCAATGCGCAAAATGCGGTTCTATGA
- a CDS encoding transcriptional regulator, with protein MLTAEQIRAARAALRWERSDLADRSGVSVPSIKRLEGMVGPLLATRMGTLDAIRRAFEAAGVTFLAAGEASVGGGPGVRLDAVGGEAAEA; from the coding sequence ATGCTTACTGCTGAGCAGATTCGGGCCGCCCGCGCGGCGTTGCGCTGGGAGCGTAGCGATCTTGCTGACCGTTCTGGCGTCTCGGTTCCTTCGATAAAACGACTTGAAGGGATGGTTGGCCCGCTGCTGGCAACGCGCATGGGAACGCTGGATGCCATCCGGCGGGCCTTCGAGGCGGCAGGGGTGACATTCCTGGCGGCGGGTGAGGCGTCGGTCGGCGGTGGCCCCGGCGTGCGGCTTGATGCGGTGGGCGGCGAAGCTGCCGAGGCATGA
- a CDS encoding type II toxin-antitoxin system HicB family antitoxin — MSPTKGAQPRYFARIEREGPWWCVSFRDLPGCLTSGRGRAEALRMAADALATWCAGIPPLRLPRPTGPAAGEVLVTARFNRPPHPLPPACGTRFLAPLAARWLNKDGDWR, encoded by the coding sequence ATGTCACCAACCAAGGGGGCACAGCCGCGCTATTTCGCCCGGATCGAGCGCGAAGGCCCATGGTGGTGCGTTTCGTTCAGAGATCTGCCTGGCTGCCTCACCTCCGGCCGCGGGCGAGCCGAGGCGCTGCGCATGGCGGCGGATGCCCTGGCCACCTGGTGCGCCGGCATCCCGCCTCTGCGCCTGCCGAGGCCCACCGGCCCAGCCGCGGGCGAGGTGCTCGTCACGGCGCGGTTCAACCGCCCACCGCATCCCCTGCCGCCCGCCTGCGGCACCCGCTTCCTCGCACCCCTGGCGGCGCGGTGGCTAAACAAAGACGGAGATTGGAGATGA
- a CDS encoding helix-turn-helix domain-containing protein codes for MPDNDNRATGAPAFTPLIDTAEAAKLLGLAAISLAKMRVRGDGPPYVQLGRAVRYDPAAVMAWAAARTRRSTSEATVAAVRGEAA; via the coding sequence ATGCCCGATAACGACAATCGCGCCACCGGCGCCCCAGCCTTTACCCCGCTCATCGACACCGCCGAAGCTGCCAAGCTGCTCGGCCTCGCCGCCATCTCCCTCGCGAAGATGCGCGTGCGCGGCGACGGGCCGCCCTATGTGCAGCTCGGCCGAGCCGTCCGCTATGACCCTGCGGCGGTGATGGCCTGGGCGGCGGCGCGCACCCGCCGCAGCACCAGCGAAGCCACCGTCGCGGCGGTGCGCGGGGAGGCCGCATGA
- a CDS encoding phage tail assembly protein, protein MASTTITLDEPVLGHGGEIRTLTVREPKGHEFFEFGEPFSHARNPDGTIYSIEIDGVLKKYVAACVENAGEPELMRLCLADAMAVKDAVLGFFTGARLKNSAKSATS, encoded by the coding sequence ATGGCTTCCACCACCATCACCCTTGACGAGCCGGTCCTCGGCCACGGCGGCGAGATCCGCACCCTCACCGTCCGTGAGCCGAAGGGCCACGAATTCTTTGAGTTCGGAGAGCCCTTCAGCCACGCCCGCAATCCGGACGGCACAATCTATTCCATCGAAATCGACGGAGTGCTGAAGAAGTACGTGGCCGCTTGCGTCGAAAATGCAGGCGAGCCCGAACTGATGCGGCTGTGTCTCGCGGATGCCATGGCGGTGAAGGACGCAGTGCTTGGTTTTTTTACGGGCGCCCGACTCAAGAACTCCGCGAAATCTGCGACGTCCTGA